The stretch of DNA GCACGCGGAGCGGCGGCGGCCTGGTGCTGGGGCTGGCGATTCCCCTGACGGACGGCGCGGGCAAGCCCGATCCCTACGGCGTACGCTCGCGCATGGGCGCCGAACTGGCCGTGGCCGAGATCAACGCGGCGGGCGGGATCGCGCACGATTCGCTGCGGCTGCGGGTGGTGGACGACCACGGCGATCCCTCCACGGCGCCCGAGGTGGCCGACCGGCTGGTGAACGACCCCGCGGTGCTCGCCGTGGTGGGGCACGTGTACTCCGGCACCACCCTCAAGGCCGCGGAACGCTACGACGGCCACCTGGCCGCCCTGGCCACCAGCGCCACCAGCCCCGAGATCTCGCGCCTGGGCGGGTGGATCTACCGCATGGCCAGCAGCGACTCGGCCAACGCCGTGGCCCTGGCCAGGGCCGCGCGGCAGATGGGCCGGCGCATCGGCGTGCTGTACAGCAACGACGACTACGGGCAGGGGCTGGCGCGCAACTTCATTTCCGCGCTGCGGCAGGAGCGCGTGGAGGTGCTGGAGGCCGACCCCTTTCTGGACGCCACCCCCGACTTTCGCCCCTACCTGCGCCGCATGCAGTCGCGCGGCGTGGACCTGGTGTTCGTGGCCGGGCTGCAGGAACCCGCGGCCCGCGCCATCACGCAGGCGCGGGAGATCGGGATCACGACGCGCTTTCTGGGCGGCGACGGCATCGAGGGGCTGGCGGAGATGGGAAGCCGATTCGACGGCACCACGGTGGGCGTCCTCTTTCATCCACAGATGTCTGATTCGGCCCGGGCGTTCACGGCGCGGTTCCGCGCGCGCTTCGGGCAGAACCCCGACTCGCAGGCGGCGCTGGCGTACGACGCGGTGCGGCTGATGGCGCGCGCGCTGCGCGGCGGAGCGCGTACGCCGGGGGCGGTGCGGGCGTACCTGGAAACGGTGGGACGCGGCGGAGGGTCCGACGCCTTCGAGGGCGCGGCCGGCACGGTGAAATTCGACAGCAACGGAGATCCGGTGGACAAGCGGTTCACGCTGGGGGTGATTGGCGGCGGCGGCATTCAGCTGCCGGAGGCCGCCCGATGAGCATCGTGCCGGCGGACGGGCGGCGCAGGAGGAGGCTGAGCGCCTGGCTGCGGGGCGGCGGCGTGGCGATCGTCATTCTGGTGCTGGCGGGGGCGGGCGCCACGCTGGTTGCGCTGCAGCTTCTGCAGCGCGACATGGAAAAGCGGATGACGCAGCTGCGGGCCAGCAGCGAGGTGGGCACCGCGCTGGAGTCGCTGATCCTGAACCAGATCGCCTCGGGCGAGCAGTACCTGCTGGCGCCCAGCCCGGAGTTTGCCCGGTCCTTTGCCGACTACGGCCGGCAGGCGCACGAGCAGCGCCGCAAGTACAAGGACCTGGCCAACATCACCACCGCCGAGCAGCAGCAGATCACCGCGGTGGAGCAGTCGCACCAGAGCATCGAGGTGGAGTACGCCCTGGCGCACGCGCAGCTGGACGTGGGCGACCGCGAGGGCGCGCTGCGCCGCGTGGCCGCCGTGCGTCCCCGCACGCAGGAGCTGGAGGAGAACATCCGCTCCATCAGCGCCGCGCAGACGCAGAAGGTGACGGACGCGGCCGCCAGCCTGCGCACCGACGTGCGCAAGTGGCAGGCGTTTCTGGCCCTGATGGCGCTGGCGGCCGGGGCACTGACGGCATGGCTGATCTGGTGGGCGCTGCGGATGATTCAAAAGCCGCTGGAAACGCTGGGCGGCGCCGCGCGGCAGCTGGGCGAGGGCGACCTGCGCCTGAACATGACGGGGCACACCGACGACATGCCCGAGGAGTTCGCCGCGCTGGCCGACACCTTTGAGCACATGTCCGGGCAGCTGCGCAACATCGTGGGCGAGACCGCGGGAACGGCGCAGCGCATCAGCAACTTCGCCTCGGATCTCAGCAGCATCAGCGAAGAGGTGGCGGCGTCCAGCGGCGAGGTGGCCACCGCCATGGTCGGCATCGCCAGCGGCGCCGAGACGCAGTCGCAGGGGCTGCAGGCCACGCGCGACGCGCTGGAGGAGATGGGCCGCCGCTCCGACGAGATCGTGAACGCGTCGCAGACGGTGACGTCGCTTTCCGAGCAGATCTACCTGGTGGCCGCGCAGAGCCGCAGCGAGGTTTCCACCGCGCTGCAGCGGCTGCTGGAGATCCGCGAGGTGGTGACGGAGTCGGCGTCGCAGGTCACGGAGCTGGAGCAGGCGTCGGCGCAGATCGACCGCTTCGTGGAAACCATCACCGGAATCGCGCGGCAGACCAACCTGCTGGCGCTGAACGCGGCCATCGAGGCGGCGCGCGCGGGCGAGCACGGCCGCGGCTTCGCGGTGGTGGCCGAAGAGGTGCGCAAGCTGGCCGAAGGTTCGGCGCGGGCGGCCAGCGAGGTCGCGCAGAACGTGCAGACCATCCGCGGGCGCATCGAGGAAGTGGTGAGCACCATGAGCCGCAGCACCACCAAGGTGGCGGACGTGGAAGAGGTGTCGCGCGGCGCCGACTCGGCGCTGGAGCAGATCCTTGCCGCGGTGGACGGCGTGCGGCTGGGCGCCGACCAGGTGGAGCAGGCTGCCCTGCGCAACTCCGCGGCGATGGGCGGGGTGGAGGCGGCGCTCACGGACGTGTCGGGCACCAGCGAGTCGCACGCGGCCAGCGCCGAAGAAGTGTCCGCCGCGGCCGAGGAGCAGTCCGCGGCCACGCAGGAGATGTCGGCGTCCAGCGCCGAACTGCTGCACGCGGCCGAGCGCATGCGCGAACTGGTGAGCGGCTTCCGGGTCTGATCCGCCGTCACTTCTGCTGTTCAGGAAGCCCGCTCCTCGCGCCCGAGGGGCGGGCTTCTGCGTATCCCACGCCTCCCAACTGCCGTTTCACACGGAGGTCACGGAGGATGCACGGAGGGCACGGAGGAAAAAAACAGTCTCACGCAGAGCAGCAGAGCAGCAGAGCAGCAGAGAAAGGATAAAGAACAACTATCGTCTTCCATCTTCATTTCCTTGATCTGTTCTCTGCTGCTCTGCTGCTCTGCGTGATGCCTTCCCTTGCTGTTCCTCCGTGACCTCCGTGTCCCCTCCGTGCCCTCCGTGAGAAACGGCAGTTGACGGACTCCGCACGCGCCGCGGTGACCGGGGTAGAAAGAGGCCGGGTGATCCTTGCCCGAGACGCGCCCCGGCCCCATGATGGCGGCGGATTCAGACGGGCGCGGACGGCCATCGCACTCACGCACCCAGCACTCACGCACTCCCTTGCTGCATCATGGCTGAAGATACATTCGACCTGATCGTTCTGGGCGGCGGGCCCGGCGGCTACGTGGCCGCCATCCGCGCCGCACAGCTGGGCCTCAAGACCGCCTGCGTGGAAAAGGAAGGCGCGCTCGGCGGCACCTGCGTGCGCGTGGGATGCATTCCCAGCAAGGCGCTGCTCGACAGCACCGAACTGTTCGACCAGATCCGCCACAAGACGGAACTGCACGGCATCACCGTCGGCGCGCCGGAGATGGACGTGGCGCGCATGCACGCCCGCAAGGACGCCGTCGTCAAGAGCAACACCGACGGCGTCGCCTTTCTGTTCAAGAAGAACAAGATCGAGTGGGTGCGCGGATTCGGCCGCCTGGCCTCGCCGGAAACGGTGGAGGTGCAGGGCGAGGGCGGCACGCGGACGCTCCGGGCAAAGAACATCATCCTGGCCAGCGGATCCGTGCCCGTGGAGCTTCCGTTCCTCAAGTTCGATGGCGAACGCATCATCGACAGCACCGGCGCCCTCACTCTTCCCGAAGTCCCCAAGCACCTCGTCGTCGTCGGCGGTGGCGTGATCGGGATGGAACTGGGGAGCGTGTGGCTGCGGCTGGGCGCAAAGGTGACCGTGCTGGAGATGGCGCCCACCATCCTCCCCGGAATGGACGCCGAGATCGTGCGCCAGGCGGACCGCGTGTTCCGCAAGCAGGGCTTCGAGGTGCGCACCGGCACCCGCGTGACCGGCGCCGAGCGGCGCGGCGACAAGGTGTTCGTCAGCGTCGAGGGACAGGAGCCCATCGAGGCGGATTACGTGCTGGTGGCGGTCGGGCGGCGGGCGTACACCGAGGGGATGGGATACGAGGAGGCCGGCATCCGTCTGAACCGCGGCGTCATTCAGGTGGATGAGCACTACCACACCGGCGTGGGCGGCATCTACGCCATCGGCGATGCCATCGGCGGGCGCATGCTGGCGCACAAGGCGGAGGAAGAGGGCGTCGCCGCGGTGGAGTTCGCCGCCGGAAATCACGGCCACGTCAACTACGACGCGGTCGCCAACGTCGTCTACACCTGGCCGGAGATCGCCTCGGTGGGGATGACGGAGGAAGAGGCCAAGGCGGCCGGCGCCGAGTACCGCGTGGGCAAGTTCCCCTTCCAAGCCAACGGCCGTGCCCGCGCGATGGCGGAAACCGACGGCATGGTGAAGATCCTGGCGGACGCCAAGACGGACCGCATGATCGGCCTGCACATCCTGGGGCCGCGCGCCAGCGACCTGATTGCCGAGGCCGCGCTGGCGATGGAGTTCCAGGCCAGCGCCACCGACATCGCCATGTCCGTGCACGCGCACCCCACGCTCCCCGAGGCGGTCAAGGAAGCCGCGCTGGCCGCCGGCGGCCGGGCCATCCACATCTGAGGGAATAGGGAATAGGGAATAGGGAAGGTGGTCCGTTGGCGGATTGCGGAATGCACGCCGCCTCGCGCTTTGGGGCACTGGGCACCTGACCACCGGGCACTGCAAAAGAGGCCCGCGCCACGGTTTCTGGCGCGGGCCTTCTTCATCCTTGGACCAACCTTGGGCGCAAACAGGTGGCGCGGGGATTGCTGCTTGGATGCTGGAAACTGCGACCGCATTCAGGTGCAGGCGATACACAGATGGACAGGGACGGGCAGAGATGGGGCTTCGCACCTTTCGCGATGCCGGCGACCGCGAGTGGCGGGTGTGGGATGTTCAGCCGGATACCACGAACGATGTGCGCCTGCGCACCCTGGGACACCTGCCGGCGGAAATGGCCGGGGGTTGGCTGTGCTTTGAAACGGAGGGCGAAAAGCGCCGCCTGACGCCCGTGCCCGAGGGATGGGACGTGGACGATCCGGAGGCGCTGATCCGGCTGTGCCTGCTGGCCACCCTCGTCGTCCGCGCGGCGCGGCCCATCAGCACCGACGCGTCCGGCTGATCAGGAGCCGACGTCCAGCAGGCCCTCCCCACGCTGCAGCGTGCAGGAAACGGGGGTGGCGCGCTGGCAGAGTTCGTACAGTTCCGACTCCGGAACCTCTTCCCACCGGGCGGGAATGGGCACCAGGCGCCGCCGTTCGGTGGTGCACTCAAAGGTGAGCCAGCCGGCCAGCAGCCCGGGAAAGAGGGCGGCCGCGCTGCGCCCGCGGCGGTCGCCGCTGGCCCGGCGCTCCGGCCCCTTGTACAGAAAGATGGGATCGTCGCTGCGGCGGTCCCTGCCCCGCCGGCGCTCCTCGTCACGGCGCAGCCCGGGGATGACGCTCCACACCTGCCACAGCTCCCCGGCCGGATCGCGAAACGCGCGGAGTCCCACCGTTCAGCGCCGCGAGCTGTCCGGCGACGCGCGCCGGCACAGGTTCAGCAACTCGTCTTCCGAGACCTGGTCCCACCCGGCGGGCGTGGGCGCCAGACGCCGCTTTTCCCCCGCGCGCTCAAAGCACACCCACCCCTGTTCCGACATCGCCCCCGCGCGCGACCGACGACGGTCCACCGCGGCGCGGCGCTCCGGCGCGTAGCCCGGCGTCTCGCGCACGCGCCGCTCCTGGTAGTTGCGCGCGGGCGAAAACACGCGCCAGGGCGGCACGTCCCACGCCGTCCAGACCGTCCCGTCCGCATCGGTGAATTCCCGGTAGGCCATTCCGTATACTCCTCCTGGGTGTGGAACCGGCCACGGGAAGGCAAAGGCCGTGCCCGGAACGACTTACCCGCGGCGGGATCCCGTCATCCGTTTCCCGGAACCGGCCAGTTTCCGCGCAACTCCACCGTGCACAGGTCGGAGGGACGGCGCGGATCGTCGCGGTCCACCACCACCAGCGCGGTCCCTGGCTCCCGCCCGGGCGCCACCCCTTCCACCTTGCCGTCGAACGGCCGCCCCGCCGCGTCGCGCAGCAGCGCCCAGCGTGCGCCACCCGCCGCCAGCACGCCCAGCGCGGCGCCCGCGACTGGCCCGTCGTCGTACGTGTTGGGCGATGCCTCCGCCGCGGCGGTAAAGACGATCCGGCCGCCGAACGCGGCCACGTCCGTAAAGGTGAGGCGCGATCCATCCACCTCCCCCAGATCGTACGCGGTCACGGCTCCCGGCACGGGCGGCGCGGTTCCGCCGCGGAGGTGGTCCAGCAGCGCGGGCCAGTGGATGCGGCACGTGGCGTCCGCCGGCTGGCGTCCATCCACCACCGCACCGTTGCCGCGGTTCACCAGGATCAGCTCGCCCCCGTCCCAGGCGGCGCCCTCCACGTTCAGCTCGCTTCCGGCGAAGTCGCGCGCGGCGTGCAGGGCGGCGTAAAAGGCGGGGGCGTGATGCACCTCCACCCGCGGGCGGGCGGGAATGCCGCGGACGAACACGATGCGCTCGCGCGCCGGCGTGCTCCCCGAGCCGAAGGCGGCCAGAAGCTCGGCGCCGTCCGCATCCGGAAGGACGACGCACGATTCCAGGTCCGGCTTGCGCGCCTTGTTGCCGCGGTCGTCGCCGAACTGGCGCACGCCGTCCTCCGCCGGGAGCGGCAGGGAGTTCACCTCGCCTGTCCGCGGGTCGATCAGCGCGAGGAACGCCGCGTCGTCCTGCACCACGGCCAGCACGCCGCCGATCCACGCCAGCCCGGAACCGGCCCGCACGTGCGCCGGGCGGTCCAGCGCCGGGTCCGCGCCCGCGGCGTAGCGCAGCGGAACGATGCGGGTGATGACGGCCGCCAGCGCCGGGTCTTCCCTCCCCCGCAGCACGCTCATGGCTGGCGGGCCGCGGGGGCGGCGGCGCGGGTGTACACCACGTAATCCGCCAGCGCCGCGGCATCCGCGTGGTCCGCGCGGGCGGGATCGGCGACGGGGACCATCAGCACCGTGGCGATGCGCGCGGAGGGGAGGCGGCGGGCGGTGCGCTCCACCGTGCCCAGGCGGCGCTCGCTGTGGAATCCGCCGTTGACGTGCACCACCATCCACCCGGGCCACGACTGCCGCGCGCGTTCGATGGACTCCGCCATCGTTTCGTCCTTGAGGCACTGCGCGGCGTAGAAGCGCACCAGCGGGCTTTCTCCGCCCTCCACCGCGGCGCCGTGGCCGCCCATGCCGCCCATCGCCTCGCCGAAGCGGCGGAAGTACTCGCCCTCCGGCGCGCACCGGCGGTCCGCGGCAAACAGGCGCCACTGCGCGGGATCCATCGCCATCGCCGCCTGCATTCCGCTTCGCGACACAGACGCGGCAATGGGGCGCGGCACGTTGCCCGCCGCCACGGGCCAGCGGTTGGCGCGCGCGATCTCCACGAGCGGGCGATAGTCCGTGGCGTAGTTGGGCCAGGGGCGCGACTGGGCCAGGAAGTCCGCCTCGGAAATACGTCCCGCGGCGTACTCGTCCACCTGCGTCTGCACGTCGCGCTCGAACATCTCCAGCGCCAGGATCACCTCCCGCCGCCGCTGGCCGATGAGGCGCAGCAGGCCGGCCTGCACTTGGTGCGTCACGGGGTCGTCGTGCTGCTCGCCCAGGAAGACGACGTCGAAGCGCGCGAGCGAATCGGCCATGCGGTCCAGCGAAACCGTCTGCCCGGTGCGCGTGTCGAGGGCGACGAACGCGCTGTCCGCCTGCGCGTTCGCGGGGATTGCATGCGCGAGGCAGAGGATCGCCAGCAGGGCCGTGAGGGGAACGCGCATCGGGTCTCCGGGCGTGAGGGGCGGATGAGCACGGCAAGATGCGGGTCAGCGCGGCGCCGCGCGAGGTGGGGAGGGCATCAGGGCGGCCCCCACCCGGGCCGGCACCACCGGCCCACCCTCCCCCAAAAAAGACTGGGCGAGGGTTGGGGCGGGCGGATGGTTCGGTGGGAATCGGAAAGTGCCGGGCGTGAGCGGAGTCTGTTGAGCGAATGAATCCGCCGCTCCAACAGCGGGAACCCCCGACACGGCGCTATTCGCGCGCCGTTCGGGGCTTCAACTGCATCGCGGGGATGAACAAGGTCCGCCGCCACAGTCCGCGCAGGCGGACTTCGTGTTTTCCGAGGCGCGGTTTCGACCGCCGGGCGAGGCATGCGGATGACCACCGTCGTCTGCCGCCGCGCTGAGGTCTCCCCCTCTCCCGCTTGCGGGAGAGGGGGCCGGGGGGAGAGGGCTGCCTGCGGCCGCGCCAAACCAGCCGGAGAGCGCCGATCCGCAGCTCTCCCCGC from Longimicrobium terrae encodes:
- a CDS encoding ABC transporter substrate-binding protein; translation: MTHPDPGSRQSRAPRAALGVLLCGACLLAGCTRSGGGLVLGLAIPLTDGAGKPDPYGVRSRMGAELAVAEINAAGGIAHDSLRLRVVDDHGDPSTAPEVADRLVNDPAVLAVVGHVYSGTTLKAAERYDGHLAALATSATSPEISRLGGWIYRMASSDSANAVALARAARQMGRRIGVLYSNDDYGQGLARNFISALRQERVEVLEADPFLDATPDFRPYLRRMQSRGVDLVFVAGLQEPAARAITQAREIGITTRFLGGDGIEGLAEMGSRFDGTTVGVLFHPQMSDSARAFTARFRARFGQNPDSQAALAYDAVRLMARALRGGARTPGAVRAYLETVGRGGGSDAFEGAAGTVKFDSNGDPVDKRFTLGVIGGGGIQLPEAAR
- a CDS encoding methyl-accepting chemotaxis protein is translated as MSIVPADGRRRRRLSAWLRGGGVAIVILVLAGAGATLVALQLLQRDMEKRMTQLRASSEVGTALESLILNQIASGEQYLLAPSPEFARSFADYGRQAHEQRRKYKDLANITTAEQQQITAVEQSHQSIEVEYALAHAQLDVGDREGALRRVAAVRPRTQELEENIRSISAAQTQKVTDAAASLRTDVRKWQAFLALMALAAGALTAWLIWWALRMIQKPLETLGGAARQLGEGDLRLNMTGHTDDMPEEFAALADTFEHMSGQLRNIVGETAGTAQRISNFASDLSSISEEVAASSGEVATAMVGIASGAETQSQGLQATRDALEEMGRRSDEIVNASQTVTSLSEQIYLVAAQSRSEVSTALQRLLEIREVVTESASQVTELEQASAQIDRFVETITGIARQTNLLALNAAIEAARAGEHGRGFAVVAEEVRKLAEGSARAASEVAQNVQTIRGRIEEVVSTMSRSTTKVADVEEVSRGADSALEQILAAVDGVRLGADQVEQAALRNSAAMGGVEAALTDVSGTSESHAASAEEVSAAAEEQSAATQEMSASSAELLHAAERMRELVSGFRV
- the lpdA gene encoding dihydrolipoyl dehydrogenase, which codes for MAEDTFDLIVLGGGPGGYVAAIRAAQLGLKTACVEKEGALGGTCVRVGCIPSKALLDSTELFDQIRHKTELHGITVGAPEMDVARMHARKDAVVKSNTDGVAFLFKKNKIEWVRGFGRLASPETVEVQGEGGTRTLRAKNIILASGSVPVELPFLKFDGERIIDSTGALTLPEVPKHLVVVGGGVIGMELGSVWLRLGAKVTVLEMAPTILPGMDAEIVRQADRVFRKQGFEVRTGTRVTGAERRGDKVFVSVEGQEPIEADYVLVAVGRRAYTEGMGYEEAGIRLNRGVIQVDEHYHTGVGGIYAIGDAIGGRMLAHKAEEEGVAAVEFAAGNHGHVNYDAVANVVYTWPEIASVGMTEEEAKAAGAEYRVGKFPFQANGRARAMAETDGMVKILADAKTDRMIGLHILGPRASDLIAEAALAMEFQASATDIAMSVHAHPTLPEAVKEAALAAGGRAIHI
- a CDS encoding DUF6929 family protein, which translates into the protein MSVLRGREDPALAAVITRIVPLRYAAGADPALDRPAHVRAGSGLAWIGGVLAVVQDDAAFLALIDPRTGEVNSLPLPAEDGVRQFGDDRGNKARKPDLESCVVLPDADGAELLAAFGSGSTPARERIVFVRGIPARPRVEVHHAPAFYAALHAARDFAGSELNVEGAAWDGGELILVNRGNGAVVDGRQPADATCRIHWPALLDHLRGGTAPPVPGAVTAYDLGEVDGSRLTFTDVAAFGGRIVFTAAAEASPNTYDDGPVAGAALGVLAAGGARWALLRDAAGRPFDGKVEGVAPGREPGTALVVVDRDDPRRPSDLCTVELRGNWPVPGNG
- a CDS encoding ChaN family lipoprotein, producing MRVPLTALLAILCLAHAIPANAQADSAFVALDTRTGQTVSLDRMADSLARFDVVFLGEQHDDPVTHQVQAGLLRLIGQRRREVILALEMFERDVQTQVDEYAAGRISEADFLAQSRPWPNYATDYRPLVEIARANRWPVAAGNVPRPIAASVSRSGMQAAMAMDPAQWRLFAADRRCAPEGEYFRRFGEAMGGMGGHGAAVEGGESPLVRFYAAQCLKDETMAESIERARQSWPGWMVVHVNGGFHSERRLGTVERTARRLPSARIATVLMVPVADPARADHADAAALADYVVYTRAAAPAARQP